The DNA sequence AACTGAAACAAAGATCATGATAAGAGCGAAAGCAAGAGATGCCAAATTTATCGGAACTTCATTAGGCGGCGCTCATATCATCATCAGAAATAAACTTAATCAGAGGATTCTGGCAGAAGGAAATACCATGGGAAGTACCGGAAACACAGATCTGATTATGAAAACGCCTAAAATCAGAGGAAACTCCATTGCAGATGCACAGACCGGAGGTTTTATGGCGGCAGTGGATATTGATGAACCTACATTTGTGAATATAGAAGTCATTTCTCCTTTGAACAGTAAGCAGGCCCAGGCGGTGGTAAGCACAGAATTGTGGCTGATTCCCGGAAAACATATTTTAGGAGAAGGAATTATCCTAGAAATTCCGGGATACATCATTGATATTCTGAAGCCAAGAACCCATCAGTATATTGCCTTGAGTACTATTAAAGACAAACCTTTCCTGTTTCAGGCTAATATTGTTATGATGTGCGGATGTGTCATCGATAAAGGAGGCGTCTGGAATTCCGATGAAATTGAAGTGAAAGGAATCTTGAAAAAAGACGGAAAATTTGTGAAGAATATAGATATGTCTTTAGTTTCAACCAACCTTTTTGAAGGAAGCGATATGATTAGTTCTCCGGGAAACTACGAACTTGTACTGTACGCTTATCATGAAAAAACAGGAAATACGGGTGTGGATAAGGTAAATTATGTAGTGTTTGAATAAACGAAATTATTAGGCAGTCGAATAAAAAAGAGATCTTTTCAAGGTTTCTTTTTTATTCATTACAAAACCTGAAGCTCTCTGAAGACCTCGATAATCGCTTCAATAAGCCCTTTGTCTATATTTTTTTCCGACGCAGCATCAGGCAGAAGAGCTCTTAAGTCCCCATGATCATCACGCTCAATAACGACTTCTGTTCCGTCAACATCCACGTACAGTTTATAGCCGTATGAGAAGGTGGCAAGCTTTCCATTGAAAAACAGTTCTTTACCTTTATAGATTACGGGTACTTCAAATTCTTCCATTATTGTAAGTTTCTATTCATACTAAATTCCAGACAAATGTCGGGAAATTTTACTTCATATCATCATACAAAATATAATGATAAAGCCGAATAATACTAATTTCTGGAAATATTTATGTGCTAAAATATGTATATTTATTCCTTAGATACGAAGTCATTTCAAAGCAGAAATGACCAATGAATTTGAATTAAACTATTATGAAAGATACAATCACTCTTTTCTGGTTCAGACGTGATTTGAGGTTGGAAGACAATATCGGGCTTCACCACGCTCTCCAGTCGGATGCTCCGGTCATGCCTGTTTTTATATTTGATACTGATATTCTCGGGAAACTGGAAGATAAAGAAGACCGTAGGGTAGATTATATCCATCAGGCTTTGACGGCTATCAATATTTCATTGAAAAAACACCATTCAAAAGTCAATACTTACTATGGAAAACCTATAGAAATATTCCGCAAACTATCTGAAGAATATCATATTGAAGGCATTTTCTGTAACCGGGATTATGAACCTCAGGCAATTGAAAGAGATAAGGAAGTCTATTATTTTTTCAAAGAGAAAAATATTCCTTTCAAAGCTTATAAAGACCAGATTATTTTTGATAAAGATCAGATTGTTAAAAAAGATGGTTCTCCTTATACCGTTTATACTCCTTTTGCAAAGAAATGGCGTGAAGCATTAACTCCGGAACATTATAAATCTGTAGAATTAAGCTTTAAAAATCTCTTTTCACAGGAACATTCTGATATTGTTACCTTACAGGAGATTGGTTTCAGAAAAACAGATTTTGATTTTACCAAACCTGTTCTGGATGCTTCCATTATAGATGATTACGATAAATACCGTGATTATCCTGCCTTACAGCATACCACACAACTCGGAATTGCTTTACGGTTTGGAACAGTAAGTGTCAGGAAATGTGTGGCTTTTGCATTGAAGCATAATGCAACATGGCTTTCAGAATTAATCTGGCGTGAATTTTTTATGCAGATTTTATATCATTTCCCGGAAGTTGTTCATCATTCGTTTAAAAGACAGTATGATAATATTAACTGGCGGAATAATGAAGAAGAATTTAAACACTGGTGCGAAGGAACTACAGGCTATCCTATTGTAGATGCCGGAATGAGACAGCTTAATGAGACAGGCTATATGCATAATCGTGTAAGAATGATTGTAGCGAGCTTCTTATGTAAGCATTTACTGATCGACTGGCGTTGGGGTGAAGCTTATTTTGCCTTAAAGCTGAATGATTATGACCTCTCTGCAAACAATGGAAACTGGCAGTGGGCGGCAGGAAGCGGCTGTGATGCGGCTCCTTATTTCAGAGTTTTCAATCCGACAGCTCAGGTTGAGAAATTTGATAAAGACTTTTCATATATCAAAAAATGGCTGCCAGAATGGAATACACCCGAATATCCCGCTCCGATAGTAGAACATGCCTATGCCAGAGAAAGAGCTTTATCTGAATATAAGAAAGCCTTGAAATAAAAGTATCTTAGACAAAAATGCCCAGTGACCCAAAAGTCACTGAGCATCAACCAATTGATATTAATATGAAAAGTTACTTATTGAAGTAATCGGATCATCAAATTGTTTTCAGATACAGTTCCTGTAATTCCTGTGCGGTAAATGCTTTGGAAGGCAGGTTTTGTACAAGTTCTCCCTGCTTCATAATACCGATATTAGTGGCTACGCTTACCGCATTGAAAATATCATGAGTGGCCATTAGAACAGTTCTGCCTTCCTTACCCAGCTGGCGCACAATTTCTGTAAACTCTGCTGTAGCTATCGGATCCAGTCCGCTGGTAGGCTCATCCAAAAGCAGGACTTTTGCATCCTTGGCGAGGGCAATAGCAATTCCTACTTTTTGGCGCATTCCTTTGGAATATCCTCCAAGGGGTTTTTGATGTGCCGTTTCCTGCAATCCTGTTCGCTTTAATAATGCAGACAACTCATCTTTCTGATAATCAAATCCTGCGATCTTAGAGAAAAAATCCAGATTTTCTATTCCAGTGAGATTTGGATACAAAAGAACAGTTTCAGGGATATAAGCAAGGTGTTTTTTTATTTTTTGAGGATGATCCTTTACAGAAATCTCATTAATGAAAGCATCTCCGGAAGTGGCTTTAATGAGTCCCAGAAGAATATTGATCGTTGTACTTTTTCCAGCTCCGTTTTGACCTAAAAGAGCGAAAATTTCCCCTTTCTTTACTTCAAGATTAAGAGAATGAAGTGCTGTAAAATCGTTGTATTTTTTATGTAAGTTGATTGTTTTTAACATAGTTTTCTGTATTTGTTTTGTGAAAGGATTATGAATAGAGCAATGTAGATGAGGTAGGGCAACAATAGCT is a window from the Chryseobacterium indologenes genome containing:
- a CDS encoding cryptochrome/photolyase family protein — translated: MKDTITLFWFRRDLRLEDNIGLHHALQSDAPVMPVFIFDTDILGKLEDKEDRRVDYIHQALTAINISLKKHHSKVNTYYGKPIEIFRKLSEEYHIEGIFCNRDYEPQAIERDKEVYYFFKEKNIPFKAYKDQIIFDKDQIVKKDGSPYTVYTPFAKKWREALTPEHYKSVELSFKNLFSQEHSDIVTLQEIGFRKTDFDFTKPVLDASIIDDYDKYRDYPALQHTTQLGIALRFGTVSVRKCVAFALKHNATWLSELIWREFFMQILYHFPEVVHHSFKRQYDNINWRNNEEEFKHWCEGTTGYPIVDAGMRQLNETGYMHNRVRMIVASFLCKHLLIDWRWGEAYFALKLNDYDLSANNGNWQWAAGSGCDAAPYFRVFNPTAQVEKFDKDFSYIKKWLPEWNTPEYPAPIVEHAYARERALSEYKKALK
- a CDS encoding ABC transporter ATP-binding protein, with translation MLKTINLHKKYNDFTALHSLNLEVKKGEIFALLGQNGAGKSTTINILLGLIKATSGDAFINEISVKDHPQKIKKHLAYIPETVLLYPNLTGIENLDFFSKIAGFDYQKDELSALLKRTGLQETAHQKPLGGYSKGMRQKVGIAIALAKDAKVLLLDEPTSGLDPIATAEFTEIVRQLGKEGRTVLMATHDIFNAVSVATNIGIMKQGELVQNLPSKAFTAQELQELYLKTI